The following proteins are encoded in a genomic region of Sneathiella marina:
- a CDS encoding PaaI family thioesterase, translated as MSNAFDINQIQNIIDTGIPHCSEIGIKVHDMDAGGVIFSLPYDARFAGNPMNGILHGGIITTLIDTAAGMCIYTRLQKYLPIATLDLRIDYLKPATPGEEVFAHASCYKITKQIAFTRAIAYHTDPEDPIANSVGTFMLKSSETKPLDRVSGKGGR; from the coding sequence ATGTCGAATGCATTCGATATAAATCAGATTCAAAATATTATTGATACGGGTATCCCGCATTGTTCGGAAATAGGCATCAAGGTCCATGATATGGATGCGGGTGGCGTAATCTTCAGTCTGCCCTATGACGCCCGGTTTGCCGGCAATCCCATGAACGGAATTTTACATGGGGGTATCATAACGACATTGATCGATACGGCGGCGGGGATGTGTATCTACACACGCTTGCAGAAATATCTTCCGATAGCCACCCTCGATTTGCGGATCGATTACCTCAAGCCGGCGACGCCGGGCGAAGAAGTTTTCGCCCATGCCAGCTGTTACAAAATTACCAAGCAAATCGCCTTCACGCGGGCAATTGCCTATCACACGGACCCGGAAGATCCCATTGCCAACAGCGTCGGTACATTTATGCTGAAATCAAGCGAGACGAAGCCTTTGGATCGGGTTTCCGGCAAGGGAGGGCGCTAG
- a CDS encoding Re/Si-specific NAD(P)(+) transhydrogenase subunit alpha — protein MKIAIPRERRDHETRVAASPDTVKKFVGLGAEVLVEAGAGTASSFQDADYEAAGAKITSDAAAAVNDADVVLKVQRPLTDAEGGPDELSQMKKGAMLISQLAPLQNKEQVAAYAAAGVDAIAMELVPRISRAQSMDVLSSQSNLAGYKSVLDATSEYGNAMPMMMTAAGTIAPAKAFIMGVGVAGLQAIATARRLGAVVTATDVRAATKEQVESLGAKFIMVETDETGEDAGGYAKEMSDDYKKRQAELVFEHVKKQDIVITTALIPGREAPILITDEMLAVMKAGSVIVDLAVEMGGNVTQSKPGEVVTTANGVKIVGHRNVPGRLAGDASALYAKNLLNFLTPMMDKETGALNMDWDDEIIQGSALTRDGKIIHPLLTEGGN, from the coding sequence ATGAAAATCGCTATCCCCAGAGAGCGTCGGGACCACGAAACCCGTGTTGCCGCGTCTCCGGACACAGTCAAGAAATTTGTGGGCCTGGGCGCGGAAGTCCTTGTCGAGGCAGGGGCCGGTACAGCCAGTTCTTTCCAGGACGCAGATTATGAAGCTGCCGGAGCAAAAATTACATCTGATGCGGCGGCGGCCGTTAATGATGCCGATGTTGTCCTGAAAGTACAACGACCGCTTACGGACGCAGAAGGCGGGCCGGACGAACTGTCCCAGATGAAGAAAGGCGCCATGCTGATTTCACAATTGGCGCCCTTACAGAACAAAGAACAGGTGGCGGCTTATGCTGCGGCCGGTGTCGATGCCATCGCCATGGAACTGGTGCCGCGTATCAGCCGGGCCCAGTCCATGGATGTCTTGTCTTCCCAGTCCAATCTGGCCGGATACAAATCCGTGCTGGACGCAACATCGGAATATGGCAATGCCATGCCGATGATGATGACCGCTGCCGGTACCATTGCACCGGCGAAGGCCTTTATCATGGGGGTTGGTGTTGCCGGATTGCAGGCCATTGCCACCGCCCGCCGTCTTGGTGCTGTCGTGACCGCGACGGACGTTCGGGCGGCGACCAAGGAACAGGTGGAAAGCCTGGGCGCCAAGTTCATCATGGTGGAAACCGACGAAACCGGTGAAGATGCCGGGGGTTATGCCAAGGAAATGAGTGACGATTATAAAAAACGTCAGGCCGAGCTGGTGTTCGAGCATGTGAAGAAGCAGGACATCGTCATCACCACAGCGCTTATTCCGGGCCGCGAAGCACCTATTCTTATTACCGATGAGATGCTGGCGGTGATGAAAGCCGGATCCGTGATCGTCGATCTTGCTGTGGAGATGGGCGGCAATGTCACTCAATCCAAACCGGGTGAAGTTGTGACGACAGCAAACGGGGTCAAGATTGTCGGCCATCGCAACGTGCCGGGCCGCCTTGCAGGAGACGCCTCGGCCCTTTATGCCAAGAACCTCCTCAACTTCCTGACCCCGATGATGGACAAGGAAACCGGCGCTCTCAACATGGATTGGGACGACGAGATTATTCAGGGCAGTGCGCTCACCCGGGATGGCAAGATCATCCACCCGCTTTTGACTGAAGGAGGGAACTGA
- a CDS encoding PaaI family thioesterase, giving the protein MDNISTEQFVAILKEAREAKDWTSTFEMIPYFSFLGMRLDTENDRFVSILPGDNKFIGNPVLPALHGGVIGAFLESAAMVHLFATQDVTRVPKIINITVEYLRSAKPIETYAEAIITKPGRRVANLRVEAWQGDRNKPVAAAHANFLVS; this is encoded by the coding sequence ATGGACAACATTTCAACAGAGCAGTTCGTTGCCATACTTAAAGAGGCAAGGGAGGCTAAGGATTGGACCAGTACTTTCGAGATGATTCCCTATTTCAGCTTCCTGGGCATGCGTCTGGATACGGAAAATGACCGATTTGTCAGTATCCTGCCCGGGGATAATAAATTTATTGGCAATCCGGTATTGCCGGCGCTTCATGGCGGTGTCATCGGTGCGTTTTTGGAAAGTGCGGCGATGGTCCATTTATTTGCAACTCAGGATGTGACACGGGTGCCGAAAATTATAAATATTACCGTGGAATATTTACGCTCTGCCAAGCCCATTGAAACCTATGCCGAAGCCATCATAACAAAGCCGGGGCGACGTGTGGCGAATCTGCGGGTTGAAGCCTGGCAGGGGGATCGCAATAAACCGGTCGCGGCAGCCCATGCTAATTTTCTTGTTAGTTGA
- a CDS encoding M3 family oligoendopeptidase encodes MNNTALSNLPEWDLTDLYPSRTSAELKEDLETAAEDARHFAEHYKGKLSDLAGQELYLAISTFEEIGELQGRIMSYAYLVYAGNMSDPEIGKFFQTMQEKVNEISTDLLFLTLELNKIDETKLAEMYEGSSLKKYEPWIRNVRALQPYQLSDELEKLLHEKDIAGRSAWVRLFDETIAGLKFEVDGEEMASQQVLHLLSSKESDVRKKAAKSLGKVFGENVRLFSLVTNTLAKDKAIEDDWRNVGNPADMRHLSNQVEPEVVDALSAAVQASYPSLSHRYYTLKAKWMGVEKLDYWDRNAPLPEEDDRIISWNEARDTVLDAYGRFSPELSELGRKFFENPWIDAAVRPGKSPGAFAHPTVPSAHPYLLLNYQGNTRDVMTLAHELGHGVHQVLAGPQGGLLADTPLTLAETASVFGEQLTFRSLLEKETDPVKRRVMLAGKVEDMLNTVVRQIAFYEFEKRVHDARKKEELSPDQIGKIWMDVQKESLGPAIRLHDEYQYFWCYIPHFIHSPFYVYAYAFGDCLVNALYAVYQDAEEGFQEKYFEMLKAGGTLRHKELLAPFNLDASDPAFWSKGLSVIEGFIDEIEAL; translated from the coding sequence ATGAATAATACAGCCCTGTCCAACCTGCCCGAATGGGACCTGACGGACCTCTACCCCTCGCGAACATCGGCCGAGCTCAAGGAAGACTTGGAAACAGCGGCTGAAGATGCGCGGCATTTCGCAGAGCATTACAAAGGAAAACTCAGCGATCTGGCGGGGCAGGAGCTGTATCTGGCCATTAGCACCTTCGAGGAAATCGGCGAATTGCAGGGCCGGATCATGTCCTACGCCTATCTGGTGTATGCGGGAAATATGTCGGATCCGGAAATCGGCAAATTTTTTCAAACCATGCAGGAGAAGGTCAACGAGATTTCGACGGATCTGTTGTTCCTGACGCTGGAACTGAACAAGATTGACGAGACCAAACTGGCTGAAATGTATGAGGGCAGCAGCCTGAAGAAATACGAGCCCTGGATCAGGAACGTACGCGCCTTGCAACCCTATCAGCTCTCCGATGAACTGGAGAAATTGCTGCACGAAAAAGATATCGCGGGCCGCAGTGCCTGGGTTCGATTGTTCGACGAGACCATCGCCGGCTTGAAGTTCGAGGTGGATGGAGAGGAAATGGCGTCACAGCAAGTCCTGCATCTTTTGTCGAGCAAGGAAAGCGACGTTCGTAAAAAAGCGGCGAAAAGCCTGGGGAAGGTGTTCGGTGAGAATGTCCGGCTTTTTTCCCTGGTAACCAATACGCTTGCTAAGGATAAGGCCATTGAAGATGACTGGCGCAATGTTGGAAATCCCGCGGATATGCGGCATCTGTCAAATCAGGTGGAGCCTGAAGTCGTGGACGCCTTATCTGCCGCGGTCCAGGCTTCCTATCCCTCCTTGTCCCATCGCTATTATACGCTCAAGGCGAAATGGATGGGCGTTGAAAAGCTCGATTACTGGGATCGAAACGCACCGCTCCCCGAAGAAGACGACCGGATCATCTCGTGGAATGAAGCACGGGATACGGTCCTGGATGCCTATGGTCGGTTCTCTCCCGAGCTTTCTGAACTGGGACGGAAATTTTTCGAGAATCCCTGGATTGATGCGGCTGTTCGTCCGGGTAAGTCGCCGGGTGCTTTCGCGCATCCAACCGTGCCAAGTGCGCATCCATATTTGCTGTTGAATTATCAGGGAAACACTCGGGATGTCATGACCTTGGCGCATGAGCTTGGGCATGGGGTGCATCAGGTTCTCGCAGGTCCGCAAGGCGGGCTGCTGGCGGATACACCCCTGACCTTGGCGGAAACAGCCAGCGTTTTTGGAGAGCAACTTACCTTCAGGTCGTTGCTTGAAAAAGAAACCGATCCGGTGAAACGCCGGGTGATGCTGGCAGGCAAGGTCGAGGATATGCTCAATACCGTTGTCCGGCAGATTGCCTTTTACGAGTTCGAGAAGAGGGTTCACGACGCCCGCAAGAAAGAGGAACTCTCTCCGGATCAGATCGGCAAGATCTGGATGGATGTGCAAAAGGAAAGTTTGGGGCCGGCTATCCGGCTGCATGATGAATATCAGTATTTCTGGTGTTATATTCCGCATTTTATCCATTCTCCGTTCTATGTTTACGCCTATGCCTTTGGAGATTGCCTGGTTAATGCGCTTTATGCGGTTTATCAGGACGCGGAGGAAGGATTTCAGGAGAAATACTTTGAAATGCTGAAAGCAGGCGGCACCCTGCGGCATAAAGAACTTCTGGCGCCGTTCAACCTTGACGCCTCCGATCCGGCTTTTTGGTCAAAAGGCCTCAGTGTTATCGAAGGCTTTATCGATGAGATTGAAGCTCTTTAA
- a CDS encoding indolepyruvate ferredoxin oxidoreductase family protein, with amino-acid sequence MQLANVSLNDKYELEDGRVFLTGIQALVRLPLMQKARDQAAGLNTAGFISGYRGSPLGGYDQSLWKIKPLLKQNDIHFEPGINEDLAATAVWGSQQLNLFKGANYDGVFGIWYGKGPGVDRTGDVFRHANSAGTSKYGGVLALAGDDHGIVSSSIAHQSEHGFAGWMMPVLHPASVQEILDYGLLGIEMSRFSGLWVGFKCISETVEGGASVYVSPTRGQFVLPEIDMPEGGLNIRPNDNRFDQETLLNEHKIYAARKFARANNIDRVVMDSPKRRLGIVTTGKSYLDVRQALRDLGITDELAADIGLSVYKVGMPWPLDPEGVRTFAEGLEEVVVIEEKRAMIENQMKEQLYNWQTAVRPRIIGKFDDEKNAIMPSTGELTPALVARVIAARIRRFYTSESIENRLAFLDRKERQLNAEPAKLIRTPFYCSGCPHNTSTVVPEGSRAVAGIGCHFMVTWMDRNTDTFTQMGGEGVPWVGQQHFTDEKHIFANLGDGTYHHSGLLAIRQAIAAKATMTYKILYNDAVAMTGGQPLDDQLTPWQIAQQLAGEGITTMRIVSDEPDKYPAGTPWPKGTTIHHRDDLDKIQKELREISGVSILLYDQTCAAEKRRRRKRGTFPDPAKRVVINDLVCEGCGDCSVKSNCLSVEPVETEFGRKRTINQSSCNKDFSCVKGFCPSFVTIEGGELRKAKPSAAENPAENLPQPATVILEHPYRILITGIGGTGVVTIGALLGMAAHLENKGISVLDQAGLAQKGGAVTSHIHIAPTPEHINAVRIPAGRADLLIGCDMVVSGSYDSLAKLDVGVANAVINAHPAPTMDFTLDPDAPFPVQDTLDHIRHAVGDDACFIVNASDIATTLMGDSIATNLFMLGYAFQQGFIPLSEEALLRAIELNGVAVEANKKAFAWGRVMSHDPDRVLAEVEELKGPVTLEAPAEDIDEIIARREQFLSGYQNKRYAAKYKKLADAMRTKEAELEPGKSELTEAVARSYFKLLAYKDEYEVARLYTDPQFMQKVETMMDGDYKLKFHLAPPMFSKRDPETGHLKKKEFGPYMMKAFGILSKFKGLRGTPLDPFGYLADRRHERKLIVDYEKTTADLMTGLTKDNYVIALEIAGLPLHVRGYGHVKDAAIKTYEGDLAHLMSLFLEPEVERQAAE; translated from the coding sequence ATGCAATTGGCCAACGTTTCCCTCAATGATAAATATGAACTGGAAGACGGGCGCGTCTTTCTCACCGGTATTCAAGCCCTGGTGAGACTCCCTCTCATGCAGAAGGCTCGCGATCAGGCAGCCGGCCTGAATACAGCTGGATTTATCTCAGGATACCGGGGGTCTCCGCTAGGGGGATATGACCAGTCCCTGTGGAAGATCAAACCGTTGCTCAAGCAAAATGATATTCATTTTGAACCGGGCATAAATGAGGATCTGGCGGCAACAGCTGTCTGGGGCAGCCAGCAACTCAACCTGTTTAAAGGCGCCAATTATGACGGCGTTTTTGGAATCTGGTATGGCAAGGGACCGGGCGTTGACCGGACCGGCGATGTTTTCCGTCATGCCAATAGCGCTGGCACGTCGAAATATGGCGGTGTTCTTGCCCTTGCCGGAGATGATCATGGCATTGTCTCCTCCTCCATCGCCCATCAAAGCGAGCATGGTTTCGCCGGATGGATGATGCCTGTCCTGCATCCTGCCAGTGTGCAGGAAATTCTCGATTATGGCCTTCTTGGCATAGAGATGTCTCGCTTTTCCGGTCTCTGGGTCGGATTTAAATGTATTTCAGAAACCGTTGAAGGCGGCGCATCTGTCTATGTCTCGCCAACACGCGGACAGTTTGTTTTACCGGAAATCGACATGCCGGAAGGCGGATTGAATATTCGACCCAATGATAACCGGTTTGATCAGGAAACCCTCCTCAACGAACATAAGATTTATGCCGCCCGGAAATTTGCCCGCGCCAATAACATTGACAGGGTCGTCATGGATAGCCCGAAGCGGCGCCTTGGGATCGTGACAACGGGCAAGTCCTATCTGGATGTCCGCCAAGCCTTGCGCGATCTTGGAATTACCGATGAACTCGCTGCTGATATCGGCCTAAGTGTGTATAAAGTCGGTATGCCCTGGCCGCTGGACCCGGAAGGGGTTCGCACTTTCGCGGAAGGTCTGGAAGAAGTCGTCGTGATCGAAGAAAAACGGGCGATGATCGAAAACCAGATGAAAGAACAGCTTTATAATTGGCAGACAGCAGTCCGTCCTCGGATCATCGGCAAATTCGATGATGAGAAGAATGCGATCATGCCCTCTACCGGGGAATTGACACCAGCGCTGGTTGCCCGGGTCATTGCAGCGCGTATCCGCCGTTTCTACACCTCTGAGTCCATCGAAAACCGCCTCGCTTTTCTCGACAGGAAAGAACGGCAACTCAATGCGGAGCCGGCCAAACTCATCAGGACGCCTTTCTATTGCTCCGGCTGTCCGCATAATACCTCAACGGTTGTCCCCGAAGGCAGTCGTGCTGTCGCCGGTATCGGTTGCCATTTCATGGTGACCTGGATGGATCGAAACACGGACACTTTCACGCAAATGGGCGGCGAAGGTGTTCCCTGGGTCGGTCAGCAGCATTTTACGGATGAAAAGCATATTTTTGCCAATCTGGGAGACGGCACCTATCATCATTCCGGGCTTCTCGCCATCCGCCAGGCAATCGCCGCCAAGGCCACGATGACATATAAAATCCTGTATAATGATGCCGTGGCAATGACCGGCGGCCAGCCGCTGGATGACCAGCTTACTCCCTGGCAGATCGCGCAACAACTGGCCGGCGAAGGCATCACAACGATGCGGATCGTATCCGACGAGCCGGATAAATATCCTGCCGGCACCCCCTGGCCGAAGGGAACGACAATTCACCATCGCGATGACCTGGACAAAATCCAGAAAGAGCTTCGGGAAATCTCCGGTGTGTCCATTCTATTATATGATCAGACATGTGCTGCTGAAAAACGGCGGCGACGCAAACGCGGGACCTTCCCGGACCCCGCAAAAAGAGTTGTCATCAATGACCTGGTTTGTGAAGGGTGCGGTGATTGTTCGGTGAAATCCAACTGCCTTTCCGTTGAACCCGTTGAAACCGAGTTTGGTCGCAAGCGGACCATCAACCAGTCCAGTTGCAACAAGGATTTCTCCTGCGTAAAAGGGTTTTGCCCGAGCTTCGTTACCATTGAGGGCGGGGAGCTAAGAAAAGCCAAGCCAAGTGCGGCTGAAAACCCTGCGGAAAATCTGCCGCAACCGGCCACGGTCATCCTCGAGCATCCGTACCGTATCCTGATCACCGGTATCGGCGGGACAGGTGTTGTAACCATCGGAGCCTTGCTCGGTATGGCCGCCCATCTGGAGAACAAGGGCATTTCGGTCCTTGATCAGGCGGGCCTCGCCCAAAAAGGCGGCGCCGTGACAAGCCATATCCATATTGCCCCGACGCCGGAGCATATCAATGCCGTGCGTATCCCCGCCGGACGGGCCGATTTGCTGATCGGCTGTGATATGGTTGTCTCCGGGTCATATGATTCTCTCGCCAAGCTGGATGTCGGTGTCGCCAATGCGGTTATCAATGCACATCCGGCGCCAACAATGGATTTCACCCTTGATCCTGACGCCCCCTTCCCTGTCCAGGATACTTTGGATCATATTCGCCACGCCGTCGGCGATGATGCCTGCTTCATCGTCAACGCCAGTGATATTGCAACGACATTGATGGGCGATTCTATTGCGACCAATCTTTTCATGTTGGGATACGCCTTCCAGCAGGGTTTCATTCCTCTCAGCGAAGAAGCTCTTTTGCGGGCCATTGAGTTAAATGGTGTTGCGGTTGAAGCCAACAAGAAAGCCTTCGCCTGGGGGCGTGTCATGTCCCATGACCCGGATCGGGTTCTGGCAGAGGTAGAGGAATTGAAAGGCCCGGTTACCCTTGAAGCACCTGCCGAGGATATAGACGAAATAATCGCTCGCCGTGAGCAGTTCCTGAGCGGTTATCAGAACAAGCGCTATGCCGCAAAATACAAAAAGCTGGCAGACGCCATGCGAACTAAAGAAGCTGAGCTGGAGCCGGGTAAATCCGAACTGACGGAAGCCGTCGCCCGATCATATTTCAAGCTATTGGCCTATAAGGATGAATATGAAGTCGCCCGCCTCTATACGGATCCGCAATTTATGCAAAAAGTAGAGACCATGATGGACGGCGACTATAAGTTGAAATTCCATCTCGCACCGCCCATGTTCTCAAAACGTGACCCTGAAACCGGTCATTTAAAGAAAAAGGAATTTGGCCCCTATATGATGAAGGCGTTTGGTATCTTGTCGAAATTCAAAGGGTTACGGGGCACTCCCCTGGATCCCTTCGGCTATCTCGCGGACCGCAGGCATGAAAGAAAACTGATTGTCGACTATGAAAAAACAACCGCAGATCTGATGACCGGACTTACCAAAGACAACTATGTCATTGCGCTTGAAATTGCCGGTTTACCTCTGCATG
- a CDS encoding aa3-type cytochrome c oxidase subunit IV produces MNIDAQKESFNAFVKLFTFGTIGVVILLILMAIFLL; encoded by the coding sequence ATGAACATTGATGCGCAGAAAGAGTCCTTTAATGCCTTTGTGAAACTGTTCACATTTGGCACAATAGGTGTTGTCATTCTGCTTATTTTGATGGCGATTTTCTTACTCTAG
- a CDS encoding DUF3302 domain-containing protein, with the protein MTLETLALIIMIIVAIILFYAIIAIHDIPYNIAKKRNHPHAEAIHYGGWVSMFTLHAIWPFLWIWATLYHAYRGYGFSDGGAAAAAMTGKLEALETRMDRLEQSAAPEDAEG; encoded by the coding sequence ATGACGTTAGAGACACTTGCACTCATCATCATGATTATTGTGGCGATTATTTTGTTTTACGCGATCATCGCCATTCATGACATTCCCTACAACATTGCGAAAAAGCGCAATCACCCCCATGCGGAGGCCATTCATTACGGCGGATGGGTGAGCATGTTCACCTTGCACGCCATTTGGCCGTTTCTGTGGATCTGGGCGACGCTGTATCATGCGTACCGTGGCTATGGCTTCTCCGATGGCGGCGCGGCTGCGGCCGCCATGACCGGAAAACTGGAGGCGCTGGAAACACGGATGGACAGGCTGGAACAGTCTGCCGCTCCCGAAGACGCGGAAGGATAG
- a CDS encoding NAD(P)(+) transhydrogenase (Re/Si-specific) subunit beta, with product MSANITALAYLVSSILFILALRGLSSPATSRRGNIMGMVGMAIAMIVTILNPDVVSYDWVIGGIVLGGAIGAVIAQRIAMTAMPQLVAAFHSLVGLAAVLVAAAAFYNPEAYGILDASGTLTVLSRIEMSVGIVIGAITFSGSVIAFTKLQGLVSGNPVTFPGQHMVNLAIGLVIVALVIWFCVDLDPRIFWAMTALAFIIGFMIIIPIGGADMPVVVSMLNSYSGWAAAGIGFTLENTALIIVGALVGSSGAILSYIMCKAMNRSFFSVILGGFGGDAAVAGPDKGDRPHKAGSADDAAFIMKNAGKVIIVPGYGLAVAQAQHALREMVDLLKEAGVDVVYAIHPVAGRMPGHMNVLLAEANVPYDEVFELEEINSDFSTADVAFVVGANDVTNPAARDDPQSPIYGMPILDVDKAQTVLFVKRSMSAGYAGIDNDLFYKDNTMMLLADAKKMVEEISRSL from the coding sequence GTGTCAGCTAACATTACGGCGCTCGCCTATTTGGTCTCGTCAATTCTTTTCATCCTCGCGCTCAGGGGCCTGTCGTCCCCGGCAACCTCACGCCGCGGGAATATCATGGGGATGGTCGGAATGGCCATTGCCATGATCGTCACTATCCTCAACCCCGATGTGGTCTCCTATGACTGGGTGATCGGCGGGATCGTTCTGGGCGGTGCCATTGGCGCCGTGATTGCCCAGCGTATCGCCATGACGGCTATGCCGCAGCTGGTTGCTGCGTTCCATAGCCTTGTTGGTCTGGCCGCCGTCCTGGTGGCCGCGGCCGCTTTTTACAACCCCGAGGCCTATGGTATTCTCGATGCCTCAGGTACCCTGACCGTGCTCAGCCGTATTGAAATGTCGGTGGGTATTGTTATCGGTGCCATTACCTTCTCCGGTTCCGTGATCGCCTTTACCAAGCTGCAAGGTCTGGTCTCCGGTAATCCGGTGACATTCCCCGGGCAGCATATGGTCAATCTGGCAATCGGGCTTGTGATTGTCGCACTGGTTATCTGGTTCTGCGTGGATCTGGATCCGCGTATCTTCTGGGCCATGACGGCTTTGGCCTTCATCATCGGCTTTATGATCATCATTCCCATCGGCGGCGCGGATATGCCGGTGGTGGTGTCCATGCTCAACTCCTATTCCGGTTGGGCTGCCGCAGGCATTGGTTTCACCCTGGAAAACACGGCGCTGATTATCGTTGGTGCACTGGTCGGTTCCTCCGGTGCCATCCTGTCCTACATCATGTGCAAGGCCATGAACCGGTCCTTCTTCAGTGTTATTCTCGGTGGCTTTGGCGGCGATGCTGCCGTTGCCGGCCCGGACAAGGGCGACCGGCCGCATAAGGCAGGGTCTGCGGATGACGCGGCCTTTATCATGAAGAATGCCGGCAAGGTGATCATCGTGCCGGGCTACGGACTTGCCGTTGCGCAGGCCCAGCATGCCTTGCGCGAAATGGTCGATTTGCTGAAAGAAGCCGGTGTTGACGTGGTCTATGCCATTCATCCGGTCGCCGGTCGGATGCCCGGTCATATGAACGTGCTGCTGGCGGAAGCCAACGTGCCCTATGACGAGGTGTTCGAGCTAGAAGAAATCAATTCCGATTTCTCAACCGCCGATGTCGCTTTTGTGGTTGGGGCCAATGACGTGACCAATCCCGCCGCCCGCGATGATCCGCAGAGCCCGATTTACGGCATGCCGATCCTTGATGTGGACAAGGCGCAGACGGTATTGTTCGTCAAACGCTCCATGTCCGCAGGTTATGCCGGTATCGACAATGATCTGTTCTACAAGGACAACACCATGATGCTCCTGGCCGATGCCAAGAAGATGGTCGAGGAAATCAGCCGGTCGCTCTAG
- a CDS encoding NAD-dependent epimerase/dehydratase family protein has product MTVLVTGAAGFIGMHVSMALLDAGEHVVGIDNLSAYYDVQLKQARLDELRKYEAFSFLKLDLSEGESIVPALAEIPNITKVVHLAAQAGVRYSLEHPFDYTQTNVTGFLAILEYCRQLDKLEHLVFASSSSVYGGNTELPYSVDQSVDKPVSLYAATKKANELMAHSYAHLYGIPLTGLRFFTVYGPWGRPDMAYWTFTEKMLQGEPLPIFNRGEMKRDFTYIDDIANGVLAVLAAPPVNNSEAAPYRIYNIGNHRSEPLLNLVSTLEASLKVKANLKMMPMQSGDVKETFADIDPIRRDVGYEPATSLQEGIPKFVEWYKSYKKG; this is encoded by the coding sequence ATGACGGTATTAGTAACGGGCGCTGCAGGATTTATTGGCATGCATGTTTCCATGGCGCTGCTTGATGCGGGCGAGCATGTCGTTGGAATAGATAATCTCAGCGCCTATTATGACGTCCAATTGAAACAGGCGCGGCTGGATGAATTACGTAAGTATGAGGCATTTTCATTCCTCAAGCTCGATCTTTCGGAGGGGGAAAGCATTGTGCCCGCGCTGGCTGAAATCCCGAATATTACGAAGGTTGTCCATTTGGCCGCACAGGCCGGTGTCCGATACAGCCTTGAACATCCCTTTGACTATACGCAAACAAATGTTACGGGCTTTCTTGCAATACTGGAATATTGCCGGCAATTGGATAAATTGGAACATCTGGTTTTTGCCAGTTCCAGCTCTGTCTATGGTGGCAATACAGAACTTCCATATTCAGTAGACCAGTCGGTTGATAAGCCGGTGTCCCTTTATGCTGCAACGAAAAAAGCCAATGAGCTGATGGCCCATTCCTATGCGCATCTTTACGGTATCCCGCTTACCGGATTGAGGTTTTTTACCGTCTATGGCCCCTGGGGAAGGCCGGATATGGCCTATTGGACCTTTACGGAGAAAATGTTGCAAGGTGAGCCGCTACCGATATTTAACAGGGGCGAAATGAAACGGGATTTCACCTATATTGACGATATTGCCAATGGCGTACTTGCTGTTCTTGCCGCGCCACCAGTGAATAACAGTGAGGCAGCTCCTTACCGCATCTATAATATTGGCAATCACCGGTCCGAACCCTTGCTTAATCTGGTTAGCACACTGGAGGCATCCCTGAAGGTTAAGGCCAACCTGAAAATGATGCCCATGCAATCGGGTGATGTAAAAGAAACCTTCGCAGATATTGACCCCATACGCCGTGATGTGGGATATGAACCGGCAACATCCTTGCAAGAGGGTATCCCAAAATTTGTGGAATGGTACAAATCCTATAAAAAAGGCTAA